One stretch of Dokdonia sp. Hel_I_53 DNA includes these proteins:
- the mnmG gene encoding tRNA uridine-5-carboxymethylaminomethyl(34) synthesis enzyme MnmG yields MSLFLDTYDVIVVGAGHAGCEAATAAANMGSSTLLITMNLQNIAQMSCNPAMGGIAKGQIVREIDALGGYSGIVSDKTAIQFKMLNKSKGPAMWSPRVQSDRMRFAEEWRLRLERTPNLDFYQEMVSGLIVENDSVVGVRTSLGIEVRGRSVVLTNGTFLNGLIHIGDKQFGGGRAGERAATGITEQLLSLGFESGRMKTGTPPRVDGRSLDFSKMIIQPGDERPEKFSYSEETTPLRKQRACHMTYTSPEVHDLLREGFDRSPMFNGRIKSLGPRYCPSIEDKINRFADKDRHQLFIEPEGWDTCEIYVNGFSTSLPEDVQFNALRSVVGFENVKFFRPGYAIEYDYFPPTQLKHTLETKLVSGLYFAGQINGTTGYEEAASQGLMAGMNAHLKVKEKDPFTLKRDEAYIGVLIDDLITKGTEEPYRMFTSRAEYRTLLRQDNADERLTPLSNAVGLASDLRLQTMEKKKQEANQLVRFFEETSILPEEVNHILEERGSSPMRQSDKMYKVFSRPQIHLDDMVSFDKVATYIKDHNLSQEVLEQAEIKIKYAGYIEKEKANADKLQRLENIKIPDDFDYSKLKSLSFEAREKLSKIRPVTISQASRVSGVSPSDISVMLVYMGR; encoded by the coding sequence ATGAGTCTATTTCTAGATACATATGATGTAATCGTAGTTGGTGCTGGTCATGCAGGTTGTGAAGCCGCCACCGCTGCTGCTAATATGGGAAGTTCAACACTTCTTATCACTATGAATTTGCAAAACATTGCACAAATGTCTTGCAATCCTGCCATGGGTGGTATTGCAAAAGGGCAAATCGTCCGTGAGATTGATGCCTTAGGTGGTTATAGTGGGATTGTCTCAGACAAGACAGCAATCCAATTTAAGATGCTCAATAAATCAAAGGGTCCTGCTATGTGGTCTCCACGAGTTCAAAGCGATAGGATGCGATTTGCAGAAGAGTGGAGATTGCGTTTAGAAAGAACACCCAATCTTGATTTTTATCAAGAAATGGTAAGTGGCCTTATTGTGGAAAATGATTCTGTAGTAGGGGTGCGAACTTCTCTTGGTATAGAAGTTAGAGGCAGGTCTGTGGTTCTTACAAATGGCACTTTTCTAAATGGCTTGATTCATATAGGAGATAAACAATTTGGTGGTGGAAGAGCAGGAGAGAGAGCGGCTACGGGAATCACGGAACAGTTATTAAGCCTCGGTTTTGAATCTGGAAGGATGAAAACAGGAACACCTCCTAGAGTGGATGGAAGGTCTTTAGACTTTTCTAAGATGATCATTCAACCTGGAGATGAAAGACCAGAAAAATTTTCTTACTCAGAAGAAACAACTCCTTTACGTAAACAAAGAGCTTGTCACATGACGTATACCTCTCCAGAAGTTCACGATCTTTTGCGTGAGGGTTTTGATCGTTCTCCTATGTTTAACGGAAGAATAAAATCTTTAGGTCCTAGATATTGTCCTTCTATAGAAGATAAGATTAACAGATTTGCAGATAAGGATAGACATCAATTATTCATTGAACCAGAAGGATGGGATACTTGTGAGATTTACGTGAATGGATTCTCTACTTCATTGCCAGAAGATGTACAGTTTAATGCGCTACGTTCTGTTGTAGGTTTTGAAAATGTAAAGTTTTTTAGACCAGGATATGCGATAGAATATGATTATTTCCCACCTACACAATTAAAACATACGTTAGAAACAAAACTTGTAAGTGGTTTATATTTTGCTGGTCAAATTAATGGAACCACAGGTTATGAAGAAGCAGCTTCGCAGGGATTAATGGCTGGGATGAATGCGCATCTCAAGGTGAAAGAAAAAGATCCATTCACACTTAAAAGGGATGAAGCTTATATAGGAGTTCTTATTGATGATTTAATTACGAAAGGAACAGAAGAGCCATACAGAATGTTTACTTCTCGTGCTGAGTATAGAACACTACTTCGACAAGATAACGCAGACGAACGCTTAACACCGCTTTCAAATGCTGTAGGTTTAGCTAGTGATTTACGACTTCAAACAATGGAAAAGAAAAAGCAAGAAGCTAACCAACTAGTTCGATTTTTTGAAGAAACTAGTATTCTTCCAGAGGAAGTTAATCATATTTTAGAAGAACGTGGTTCATCTCCTATGCGACAATCTGATAAAATGTATAAAGTTTTCTCAAGACCTCAAATACATCTCGACGATATGGTTTCTTTTGATAAAGTTGCTACATATATCAAAGATCATAATCTATCACAAGAAGTTCTTGAACAAGCAGAGATTAAAATTAAGTATGCTGGATATATTGAAAAAGAAAAAGCAAACGCAGATAAATTACAGCGACTCGAAAACATTAAAATCCCAGATGATTTTGATTATTCCAAATTAAAATCTTTATCCTTTGAAGCTCGAGAAAAATTATCAAAAATTAGACCTGTTACCATTTCTCAGGCATCACGTGTAAGTGGCGTTTCACCATCAGATATAAGCGTCATGTTGGTTTATATGGGTAGATAA
- a CDS encoding class I SAM-dependent methyltransferase, with amino-acid sequence MFKDIEVKDHSISQQTFVLRYDKDLHMYYTDPKPALKDLPNYYESEDYISHTDSKRSLFDIAYQSVKKISLIQKHKLLRSFHDEKGSVLDIGAGTGDFINYLSKKNWKVSGVEPNPKARLLAQKKGLQLQENLKDINSSFECITMWHVLEHVYDLENHIKWLKSHLKKNGTLFVAVPNFEAYDASYYNSYWAAFDVPRHLYHFSQKSVVKIFDKVGLEVVAIKPLKFDAYYVSLLSEKYLSKKINFLRAFKVATKSNLRARKSCGYSSQIYVIKHVKNQK; translated from the coding sequence ATGTTTAAAGATATTGAGGTTAAAGATCATTCTATTAGTCAGCAAACTTTCGTATTAAGATATGATAAGGATTTGCATATGTACTATACAGATCCAAAACCAGCGTTAAAGGATTTGCCTAATTATTATGAAAGTGAGGATTACATTTCTCATACAGATAGTAAAAGATCTTTATTTGACATTGCATACCAGAGTGTAAAAAAGATCTCTCTTATCCAAAAGCATAAACTATTACGTTCATTTCATGACGAAAAAGGGAGTGTGTTAGATATTGGAGCTGGCACAGGAGACTTTATCAATTACCTTTCTAAGAAAAATTGGAAAGTGAGTGGGGTAGAGCCTAATCCCAAAGCAAGGCTTCTGGCTCAAAAAAAAGGGTTGCAACTGCAAGAAAATCTTAAAGATATAAATAGCTCATTTGAGTGTATTACCATGTGGCATGTTTTGGAACACGTTTATGATTTAGAGAATCACATAAAATGGCTCAAAAGCCACCTCAAGAAAAATGGAACTTTGTTTGTAGCGGTTCCAAACTTTGAGGCTTATGATGCTTCTTATTATAATTCTTATTGGGCAGCTTTTGATGTCCCTAGACATCTCTATCATTTTTCTCAAAAATCTGTTGTGAAAATTTTTGACAAAGTTGGACTTGAGGTTGTCGCAATAAAGCCTTTAAAATTTGATGCCTATTACGTGAGCTTACTCTCTGAAAAATATCTTTCTAAGAAAATTAATTTTTTACGTGCGTTTAAAGTAGCTACAAAGTCTAACTTGAGAGCAAGAAAATCTTGTGGCTATTCATCACAAATATATGTTATAAAACACGTTAAAAATCAAAAATAG
- a CDS encoding OmpH family outer membrane protein, whose protein sequence is MKKLFVIAATALLSLSCTQQKTGYVDTEELLTEYNELKETKDMFSAKGDAINAELEPKIQAYQIKEDLFRKNGPSMARKEAEKQYAALNAEAQQLQQERQMKIGQLQTESQGAIDSLIKKVKDKVKSYGQAKGYDFIYGSNDAGSVLYGKDELNLTEEILAELNSEYDSEIED, encoded by the coding sequence ATGAAAAAATTATTTGTAATCGCAGCTACTGCATTATTATCTCTGTCATGTACTCAACAAAAAACAGGTTATGTTGATACAGAAGAACTTTTAACTGAATATAATGAGCTTAAGGAAACAAAAGACATGTTTAGTGCAAAAGGAGATGCAATTAATGCAGAATTAGAGCCAAAAATCCAAGCATATCAGATTAAAGAAGATCTTTTTAGAAAAAATGGTCCTTCTATGGCTCGTAAAGAGGCCGAAAAGCAATATGCTGCTCTGAATGCAGAAGCACAGCAGTTACAGCAAGAACGTCAGATGAAAATTGGCCAATTACAAACCGAGAGTCAAGGTGCAATTGATAGCTTAATAAAGAAGGTAAAGGATAAAGTAAAATCTTATGGTCAAGCAAAAGGATATGATTTTATCTATGGATCTAACGATGCAGGAAGCGTACTTTATGGAAAAGATGAATTAAATCTTACAGAAGAAATTCTTGCAGAATTAAATTCAGAATACGATTCAGAAATAGAGGATTAA
- a CDS encoding ATP-binding protein, with product MQFSSIVGQEFIKNHLTTSVDAGRIAHAQLFIGPSGVGVLPMAIAYAQYILCSNTGSENLNGNQACNLKFESLSHPDLHFAFPVAINGDVKKNPVSNLFMNDWRSFVQENPYGDLYEWHQHIGIEKKQGQIGVNEASEINKSLSLKAYEGGYKVMIIWGIDKMHTSASNKLLKLLEEPPEKTLFLLLSESEDGIIDTIKSRCQVLHFPKLSEPQIAQALETNYPVPVSIANKIAHQAQGDYNKAIHLLNQDGDDIEFEKWFVSWVRTAFQAKRKKDAILDLMQWSETIAKSGRETQKNFLEFCVQIFRQALLKNYKANDLVFMEMETGFELSKFAPFIHNNNIFPIVEAVQEASYHIERNGNAKIIFTDLSIKLTKLLHTKS from the coding sequence ATGCAATTTTCAAGTATCGTAGGCCAAGAGTTTATTAAGAATCACCTCACAACGAGTGTCGATGCTGGCCGCATTGCGCACGCACAACTATTTATAGGTCCTTCGGGAGTAGGTGTGTTACCTATGGCGATTGCATATGCGCAATATATATTATGCTCTAATACTGGGAGTGAAAATTTAAATGGTAATCAAGCCTGTAATTTAAAGTTTGAGTCGCTTTCTCATCCAGATTTGCATTTTGCTTTTCCAGTTGCTATCAACGGAGACGTAAAGAAAAATCCAGTCTCAAATTTGTTTATGAATGACTGGCGCTCGTTTGTACAAGAAAATCCTTACGGAGATCTCTATGAATGGCACCAGCATATTGGTATAGAGAAAAAACAGGGTCAAATAGGCGTCAATGAAGCCTCTGAAATTAACAAGTCACTCTCATTAAAAGCGTATGAAGGGGGGTACAAGGTGATGATTATTTGGGGCATTGATAAAATGCATACCAGTGCTTCTAACAAATTGCTTAAGTTACTTGAAGAACCTCCAGAAAAAACATTGTTTCTTTTGCTGTCTGAAAGTGAAGACGGGATCATAGATACCATAAAGTCGAGATGCCAAGTCTTGCACTTCCCAAAACTAAGTGAGCCACAGATTGCCCAAGCCTTAGAAACAAATTATCCAGTACCGGTCTCAATTGCAAACAAAATTGCCCATCAAGCCCAAGGGGATTATAATAAAGCAATCCATTTATTAAATCAAGATGGTGATGACATAGAGTTTGAAAAATGGTTTGTCTCTTGGGTGAGAACTGCCTTTCAAGCAAAGCGAAAAAAAGATGCCATTTTAGACCTAATGCAGTGGAGTGAAACGATTGCAAAATCAGGTCGAGAAACTCAAAAAAATTTCCTTGAATTTTGTGTGCAAATCTTTCGTCAAGCCTTACTCAAAAATTATAAAGCAAATGATCTTGTTTTTATGGAAATGGAAACCGGTTTTGAACTTTCAAAATTTGCACCTTTTATACATAATAACAATATTTTTCCTATCGTAGAAGCAGTTCAAGAAGCTTCGTACCATATCGAAAGAAATGGTAATGCAAAAATTATTTTCACTGATTTATCTATAAAACTTACTAAGCTATTACATACTAAGTCATAG
- a CDS encoding phosphoglycerate kinase — MKTIADINFEDKKALIRVDFNVPLDDNGEITDVTRIEAAKTTILKVLEDGGAAILMSHLGRPKNKEEEFSLGQLCSKISEVIGVEVNFVDDCVGPEATKAAAELEMGKILLLENLRFYQEETEGDLDFAKQLSELGDVYVSDAFGTAHRAHASTTVIAQFFPENKCFGALLAKEIESLDRVLNNSERPVLAILGGSKVSSKITVIENILDKVDEMIIGGGMAFTFIKAQGGQIGDSICEDDKMDLALDILKKAKEKNVQIHLPIDVIAADEFSNDANTRVSEINKIEEGWQGLDAGPKSRVVLDAVVNRARTILWNGPLGVFELENFAGGTIALGKSIAQATQNGAFSLVGGGDSVAAVKQFGFDDQVSYVSTGGGAMLEMLEGKTLPGIAAIQ; from the coding sequence ATGAAAACTATTGCAGACATAAATTTTGAAGATAAAAAAGCCTTAATTCGTGTTGATTTCAACGTACCATTAGATGATAATGGAGAAATCACGGATGTAACTCGTATTGAAGCGGCAAAAACCACGATTTTAAAAGTATTAGAAGATGGCGGTGCCGCAATATTGATGTCCCACCTAGGAAGACCAAAAAATAAAGAAGAGGAATTCTCACTAGGTCAACTTTGCAGTAAAATTTCTGAAGTAATAGGTGTTGAAGTAAATTTTGTAGATGATTGTGTAGGTCCAGAAGCAACAAAAGCTGCAGCAGAGTTGGAAATGGGTAAAATTTTACTTCTTGAAAACTTAAGATTCTACCAAGAGGAGACAGAAGGTGATCTTGACTTTGCTAAGCAATTAAGTGAGCTGGGAGATGTATATGTAAGTGACGCGTTTGGCACCGCACATAGAGCTCACGCCTCAACAACGGTTATTGCGCAATTTTTCCCAGAAAATAAATGTTTTGGAGCGTTACTTGCTAAGGAAATAGAGAGCTTAGACCGTGTGTTAAACAATAGCGAGCGCCCTGTATTAGCAATCTTAGGCGGCTCTAAGGTATCATCAAAAATTACGGTAATTGAAAATATTTTAGATAAAGTAGATGAAATGATAATTGGGGGAGGAATGGCATTTACATTTATAAAAGCTCAAGGTGGACAAATAGGAGATTCTATTTGTGAAGATGATAAAATGGATCTTGCATTGGATATTTTGAAAAAAGCAAAAGAAAAAAATGTTCAAATTCATTTACCGATAGATGTTATTGCTGCAGATGAATTTTCAAACGATGCAAATACCAGAGTAAGCGAGATAAACAAAATTGAAGAAGGATGGCAAGGATTAGATGCTGGTCCTAAATCACGAGTTGTGTTGGATGCAGTTGTTAATAGAGCAAGAACTATTTTGTGGAATGGACCACTAGGTGTTTTTGAGCTTGAAAACTTTGCTGGTGGCACTATAGCTTTAGGTAAGAGTATAGCTCAAGCAACACAAAATGGTGCATTCTCCCTTGTAGGAGGAGGAGATAGTGTGGCAGCCGTCAAGCAATTTGGATTTGACGATCAAGTAAGTTATGTATCTACGGGTGGTGGTGCTATGCTTGAGATGTTAGAAGGTAAAACATTACCGGGGATTGCTGCAATACAGTGA
- a CDS encoding LysM peptidoglycan-binding domain-containing protein: MKKMQKEHTTTYFLALLFLLTSFANAQNSSSIEKRKIESTHTKQLQRDTITVIDTLTTHAVSKDLSKIQIATTIKDSVVFNLEDNQQAALIDMRWRKELARMDLYDSIRQMRSVKKYKEEVSLELPTDTLKKRLAAINARTPFNVDYNPSLENVINRYLKRHKVTMEKLMAVSQFYFPMFEERLDKYDIPLEMKYLAIVESALRPRAKSRVGATGLWQFMFGTGKMFDLEVNSYVDDRMDPIAATEAACAYLSQLYKIHEDWDLALASYNSGPGNVSKAIRRSGGYKNYWNIRGNLPHETAGYVPAFLATMYIFEYAEEHGYSPEKAPVNYFATDTVHVKQTITLDQVSSIVGVPLEVVQFLNPQYKLDIIPVVKNKKYYVRLPIENVGKFVQNEQAIYAFAKAELDKREKPLPKVQTASSQIRYRVRSGDYLGKIAAKYGVRVSQIKKWNNLRSNSLKIGQRLTIYPRKPFSNTKVSSSSSKPLNATTYTVQTGDSLWKIASKFPGVSVSNIKSWNGISGTKLKPGMKLKVSK, translated from the coding sequence ATGAAGAAAATGCAGAAAGAACACACTACAACTTATTTCTTAGCCCTTTTATTTTTACTTACCTCCTTTGCAAATGCGCAAAATTCTTCCTCAATTGAGAAGCGAAAAATAGAAAGCACTCATACAAAACAGCTACAGCGCGATACAATCACGGTTATTGATACCCTAACAACGCACGCGGTCTCTAAAGACCTTTCTAAAATACAAATAGCAACTACTATAAAAGATTCTGTTGTTTTTAATCTCGAGGATAATCAACAAGCTGCACTTATAGATATGAGGTGGCGTAAAGAACTTGCCAGAATGGATCTGTATGACTCTATAAGGCAGATGCGCTCTGTAAAAAAGTATAAAGAAGAAGTAAGCCTTGAATTACCTACAGACACTCTTAAAAAGCGACTTGCTGCTATTAATGCAAGAACACCCTTTAATGTCGATTATAATCCGTCGTTAGAGAATGTGATTAATCGCTATTTAAAGCGTCACAAAGTTACCATGGAGAAGCTAATGGCTGTTAGTCAGTTTTACTTCCCTATGTTTGAAGAACGCCTTGACAAATACGATATACCTCTTGAGATGAAATATCTTGCTATCGTAGAAAGCGCACTGCGACCAAGAGCAAAGTCTAGAGTAGGGGCCACAGGTTTGTGGCAGTTTATGTTTGGGACTGGTAAAATGTTTGACTTAGAGGTTAATAGCTATGTAGACGATCGTATGGATCCTATTGCTGCTACAGAAGCGGCTTGCGCCTATCTATCACAACTCTATAAAATACATGAAGATTGGGATCTTGCTTTAGCATCCTACAACTCTGGACCTGGAAATGTTTCTAAAGCAATACGCCGCTCTGGGGGATATAAGAATTATTGGAATATTAGAGGAAACTTACCTCATGAAACTGCTGGATATGTACCCGCGTTTCTAGCGACCATGTATATATTTGAGTACGCAGAGGAGCATGGATATTCTCCAGAAAAAGCACCTGTAAACTACTTTGCTACAGATACTGTACACGTAAAACAAACTATAACCCTAGATCAAGTATCAAGTATTGTGGGGGTACCTCTAGAGGTCGTTCAGTTTTTAAACCCTCAGTATAAGCTAGACATTATTCCTGTTGTTAAAAACAAGAAATACTATGTACGCCTTCCTATTGAAAATGTTGGAAAGTTTGTACAGAATGAACAGGCAATTTACGCTTTCGCGAAAGCGGAATTAGATAAAAGAGAAAAGCCTCTTCCTAAGGTTCAAACCGCTAGTTCACAAATAAGATACCGTGTGCGTAGTGGAGATTATTTGGGTAAAATAGCAGCGAAGTATGGGGTAAGAGTTAGTCAAATTAAAAAGTGGAATAACTTGCGCTCAAATTCTTTGAAAATTGGGCAGCGACTTACGATTTACCCCCGTAAGCCATTTTCTAATACTAAAGTAAGTTCTTCATCAAGTAAACCTTTAAATGCTACAACGTATACAGTACAAACAGGTGATTCTCTATGGAAAATAGCAAGTAAGTTTCCTGGGGTAAGCGTGTCAAATATAAAAAGTTGGAACGGTATTAGTGGAACAAAACTTAAACCTGGGATGAAACTTAAAGTTTCTAAATAA
- a CDS encoding DUF4837 family protein, which yields MIKNIFFVVLTAFIICSCSDTKGKRILGESVGNINNVKVVLDKDQWEGTVGDALRDILADPVYGLPREEPKFSIDQIPTASFKDFLRKNRIYIQIVKADSATVTVVKDKYAQPQTGIIVSGSNQEEIANLIIDNEEMIVNTLKDQELVANQRRIKKALKNTDSLVKSFGARIRFPNAYRYAFQEGDFFWIRKDLKRNGNMNIIVYEIPLEVIDKDTLTIKNIIRMRDSIGGSMIPVDDGRFITERAFSPYLQETQIDGKFAYETKGTWEVDGRYMAGPFVNYAIRDEENNRYLILEGFIFSPSQDQRDNMFELESILRSAKLR from the coding sequence ATGATAAAAAACATTTTTTTTGTAGTCCTCACGGCATTTATAATTTGTAGTTGCTCAGATACTAAAGGCAAACGTATTTTAGGCGAGTCTGTAGGTAATATTAATAACGTAAAAGTTGTGCTAGACAAGGACCAGTGGGAGGGAACGGTAGGAGATGCCTTAAGAGATATCTTAGCAGATCCTGTGTACGGTTTACCCAGAGAGGAGCCTAAGTTTTCTATAGATCAAATACCGACGGCTTCTTTTAAAGATTTCTTGAGAAAAAATAGAATTTACATTCAAATAGTAAAAGCAGATAGTGCCACGGTAACGGTTGTAAAAGACAAATATGCGCAACCACAAACAGGTATCATTGTTTCAGGAAGTAATCAAGAAGAAATAGCAAACTTGATCATTGATAACGAGGAGATGATTGTAAATACCCTTAAAGACCAAGAGCTCGTTGCAAACCAGAGAAGAATTAAAAAAGCACTTAAAAACACAGATTCTTTGGTAAAATCATTTGGGGCTCGTATTAGATTTCCTAATGCGTATCGCTACGCATTCCAAGAAGGAGATTTCTTTTGGATACGTAAAGACTTAAAACGCAATGGTAATATGAATATCATTGTCTATGAAATACCCTTAGAGGTAATTGATAAGGATACATTAACTATCAAAAACATTATCCGTATGAGAGATTCTATAGGTGGAAGTATGATTCCTGTAGATGATGGTAGATTTATTACAGAACGTGCCTTTTCCCCATATCTTCAAGAAACTCAGATCGACGGTAAATTTGCTTACGAAACTAAAGGAACTTGGGAAGTGGATGGTCGTTATATGGCTGGGCCTTTTGTAAACTATGCCATTAGAGATGAGGAGAACAATCGCTATTTGATATTAGAAGGGTTTATATTCTCTCCTTCACAAGATCAAAGAGACAATATGTTTGAGCTGGAAAGTATTTTAAGAAGTGCCAAGCTCAGATAA
- the tatA gene encoding twin-arginine translocase TatA/TatE family subunit, with protein sequence MNFLGIFLGMVGPWQIGLIVLAILLLFGGKKIPEMMRGLGGGIKEFKKASKDEDDDRIEEKN encoded by the coding sequence ATGAACTTTTTAGGTATTTTTTTAGGAATGGTAGGTCCTTGGCAAATAGGACTCATTGTATTGGCAATTCTTTTACTTTTTGGAGGTAAAAAGATTCCAGAAATGATGCGTGGTTTAGGCGGTGGTATCAAAGAGTTTAAAAAAGCTTCTAAAGATGAAGATGACGACCGTATAGAGGAAAAAAATTAA
- a CDS encoding M23 family metallopeptidase, with protein sequence MGKPKEKKKKIAKKLLHKYRLVILNEDTFEERLSFKLTRLNVFILVGISAIVLITFTTLLIAFTPLREYIPGYSSTKLKRNATRLVAKADSLENAIRVNEQYYSSIRQVLSGDIKELSFNRDSIRNTVFNDEEIYVAPSKEDSLLREKVAQEDKYNVFDSAIEDKNFALFPPVNGTISSPYDASTKHFAVDIVTKKDAPVKAAADGTVIFAEWTSETGHVLIIEHSKNLITVYKHNASLSKSQGDLVQSGEVIATVGNTGELSTGPHLHFELWSNGYPINPVNFIDFN encoded by the coding sequence ATGGGAAAACCAAAAGAAAAGAAAAAGAAAATTGCAAAAAAACTGCTTCATAAATATCGCTTAGTGATACTTAATGAAGATACTTTTGAAGAGCGTTTGAGTTTCAAACTTACACGGCTCAATGTATTTATTTTAGTAGGTATATCTGCTATAGTACTCATAACTTTTACGACGTTACTTATTGCATTTACTCCCCTTAGGGAATATATACCAGGATATTCAAGCACAAAACTTAAACGTAATGCCACACGGTTAGTAGCAAAGGCAGATTCTTTAGAAAATGCTATACGTGTAAACGAGCAATATTACTCTTCCATAAGACAGGTTCTAAGTGGCGATATCAAAGAATTGTCGTTTAATAGAGACTCAATACGCAACACTGTTTTTAACGATGAAGAAATTTATGTAGCACCTAGCAAAGAAGACAGTTTGTTGAGAGAGAAAGTAGCTCAGGAAGATAAATACAATGTTTTTGATAGTGCTATAGAGGACAAAAACTTTGCACTTTTTCCTCCAGTAAATGGTACTATTTCCTCACCTTATGATGCCTCAACAAAACACTTTGCGGTAGATATAGTGACAAAAAAAGACGCCCCAGTTAAGGCTGCTGCAGATGGAACTGTAATCTTTGCAGAGTGGACCTCAGAAACAGGTCATGTGCTCATCATTGAGCATAGTAAAAACCTTATTACTGTTTATAAACATAACGCCTCTCTAAGTAAGTCTCAAGGAGATCTCGTACAGTCTGGAGAAGTCATTGCTACAGTAGGAAATACAGGAGAGTTGAGTACGGGACCCCACCTTCACTTTGAGCTTTGGAGCAATGGCTACCCCATAAATCCAGTTAACTTTATAGATTTTAATTGA
- a CDS encoding GH3 auxin-responsive promoter family protein, translating to MSLKAFGAKIFAAYIQRKVDKWANNPIATQEKVFQSLIDAAQYTVFGTDHHFNSIKTHEDFTENVPVRDYEALRKYVDRMVAGEPDILWPGKPLYYAKTSGTTSGAKYIPLTKDSMQTHPNTARNAILSYIAETGKTDFVDGKMIFLQGSPIMTDKNGVKLGRLSGIVAHYVPNYLQKNRLPSYETNCIEDWEQKVTAIVEETYDQDMSIISGIPPWVQMYFEKLIDKTGKPVGELFKNFNLFIYGGVNYEPYRKKFESLIGRRVDSIELYPASEGFFAYQDSQTEKGMLLQLDNGIFYEFIKADDFYKENPVRITLRDVKVAVNYVMIISTTAGLWAYNLGDTVMFVSTKPYRLIVSGRIKHFISAFGEHVIGKEVEQAMLDAVQGKNINVTEFTVAPQITPETGLPYHEWFIEFDEGAKIDIDAFAKALDLSLQSQNSYYFDLIEGKVLQPLKITTVTKGGFNEYMKSQGKLGGQNKIPRLSNDRKIADFFYS from the coding sequence ATGTCTTTAAAAGCCTTTGGAGCAAAAATTTTTGCAGCTTACATACAGCGAAAAGTAGATAAGTGGGCAAATAATCCTATAGCAACACAAGAGAAGGTTTTTCAAAGCTTAATCGATGCTGCACAGTATACTGTTTTTGGAACAGACCATCATTTTAATAGTATCAAAACTCACGAAGACTTTACAGAAAATGTTCCCGTAAGAGACTATGAAGCTTTACGTAAATATGTAGACCGCATGGTGGCGGGAGAGCCAGATATTCTTTGGCCAGGCAAACCACTTTATTACGCAAAAACTTCTGGAACTACTTCTGGGGCAAAGTATATTCCTCTCACAAAGGATAGTATGCAAACGCATCCAAACACGGCTCGCAATGCCATATTATCATATATTGCAGAAACGGGCAAAACAGATTTTGTAGACGGGAAGATGATATTTTTACAAGGAAGCCCAATAATGACAGATAAGAATGGGGTGAAATTAGGCAGGTTAAGTGGGATTGTAGCCCATTACGTACCTAATTATCTACAAAAAAATAGACTACCTAGTTATGAAACAAATTGTATTGAAGACTGGGAACAGAAAGTGACTGCGATTGTAGAAGAAACGTACGACCAAGACATGTCTATCATAAGCGGCATACCACCTTGGGTACAAATGTATTTTGAAAAGCTTATAGATAAAACAGGGAAACCTGTAGGTGAACTCTTTAAAAATTTTAATCTTTTTATTTACGGAGGGGTTAATTATGAGCCTTATCGCAAGAAGTTTGAAAGCCTAATAGGAAGACGCGTAGATAGTATAGAACTTTATCCGGCTAGCGAAGGGTTCTTTGCTTACCAAGATTCTCAAACGGAAAAAGGGATGCTTCTACAACTAGATAATGGTATCTTTTACGAATTTATAAAAGCAGATGATTTTTATAAGGAAAACCCAGTACGTATTACTTTAAGAGACGTAAAAGTAGCTGTAAATTATGTGATGATAATATCTACTACAGCTGGACTTTGGGCTTATAATCTAGGAGACACAGTCATGTTTGTTAGCACAAAACCATATAGACTTATTGTTTCTGGTCGTATAAAACACTTCATATCAGCTTTTGGAGAGCATGTGATTGGAAAAGAAGTTGAGCAGGCGATGCTCGATGCTGTACAAGGTAAAAATATTAATGTAACGGAGTTTACCGTAGCACCTCAAATTACTCCAGAGACTGGATTACCATACCACGAGTGGTTTATAGAGTTTGATGAAGGGGCAAAAATTGATATAGACGCTTTCGCGAAAGCGTTAGATCTTTCATTGCAGTCTCAAAATTCATATTACTTTGATCTTATTGAAGGCAAAGTATTGCAACCACTTAAAATTACCACAGTTACAAAAGGTGGGTTTAACGAGTATATGAAATCTCAAGGTAAGCTAGGAGGTCAAAACAAAATCCCTAGGCTTTCTAATGATAGAAAGATTGCAGATTTTTTCTATTCATAA